A DNA window from Brachionichthys hirsutus isolate HB-005 chromosome 10, CSIRO-AGI_Bhir_v1, whole genome shotgun sequence contains the following coding sequences:
- the slc6a7 gene encoding sodium-dependent proline transporter produces the protein MQDQSGKAAPWKPPPEADAAQNSVHSNGHIATQNGHDSTAAPAPDPQLQSQSSTPVPVPTATVPREQWGGKYEFLLSCIGYCVGLGNVWRFPYLCYRNGGGVFLIPYFIMLFFTGVPLFLMELSLGQYGAAGPITVWKCCPLLKGIGIGMLCVSTLVCLYYNVIIAWTFYYLGSSFQSPLPWSCEATANLGLCGNGTTGNGSTGKVLSPTERFWNERVLGVVHSKGLHDPGPVRWPLALCLLAAWIVIFLCMLKGIRSSGKVVYVTATFPYLVLIVLVIRGATLEGSLQGVAFYLTPDWGRLANAQVWNDAASQIFYSLGIGVGGLLSMASYNKFDNNVIRDTLIIAIGNCSTSFFAGFAIFSILGHMAWKKGVPVGEVADTGPGLAFVAYPDALALLPGSVFWSIMFFLMLFMLGIDTLFGNMEGITTAVLDEFPHLRMNTLHKSLFLGALCFSFYLMGLLLVTDGGIYWFTLIDSFSTSFGLIIIALFMCIGISFFYGVNQFCQDIIDMICPCPPWCIKMLLYFKACWIFCTPFLLLFILTYIFIEMYNTSLQYGDYTYPRWGKALGVCIGAICCLQIVIWAVVAISKETGTLKDRFQKTIQPLNSWRVNNLNNPERRGEQPEPERVEAPFTVTLTDMDFTAMTWEEG, from the exons ATGCAAGACCAAAGCGGCAAAGCGGCGCCgtggaagcccccccccgaaGCTGACGCAGCGCAG AATTCGGTACATTCAAACGGGCACATTGCAACTCAAAATGGCCACGACTCGACAGCTGCGCCCGCACCCGACCCACAGCTTCAATCCCAATCCTCGACTCCTGTGCCCGTTCCGACGGCGACCGTCCCGAGGGAGCAGTGGGGCGGGAAGTACGAGTTCCTGCTCTCCTGTATTGGATACTGCGTCGGACTGGGGAACGTGTGGCGGTTCCCATACCTGTGTTATCGCAATGGAGGAG GTGTGTTTCTTATCCCGTATTTCATCATGCTGTTTTTCACGGGTGTTCCGCTCTTCCTCATGGAGCTGAGTTTAGGACAGTACGGAGCAGCCGGCCCTATCACGGTGTGgaaatgctgccctctgctcAAAG GTATTGGTATTGGCATGCTGTGCGTGTCCACGCTGGTGTGTCTCTACTATAACGTCATCATTGCGTGGACGTTTTACTACCTGGGCAGCTCGTTCCAGAGCCCCCTGCCCTGgtcctgtgaggcaacagccaaTTTAGGTCTCTGTGGTAACGGCACAACGGGAAATGGCTCCACCGGTAAAGTTCTCAGCCCCACGGAACGCTTCTGGAA TGAGCGTGTTCTGGGTGTGGTGCACAGCAAGGGCCTCCACGACCCCGGCCCTGTCAGGTGGCCCCTGGCGTTGTGCCTCCTGGCTGCCTGGATCGTCATCTTCCTCTGTATGCTCAAGGGCATCCGCAGCTCTGGCAAG GTGGTTTATGTCACGGCTACCTTCCCCTACTTGGTGCTCATTGTGTTGGTCATCAGGGGGGCCACACTGGAGGGCTCTCTGCAGGGTGTCGCGTTCTACCTCACACCAGACTGGGGCAGACTGGCCAACGCCCAG GTGTGGAACGACGCAGCCTCACAGATCTTCTACTCCTTGGGTATCGGAGTTGGAGGGCTGCTTTCTATGGCCTCTTACAATAAGTTCGACAACAACGTCATCAG GGACACTTTGATTATCGCCATAGGAAACTGCAGCACCAGCTTCTTTGCGGGATTTGCTATATTCTCAATCCTTGGCCACATGGCGTGGAAGAAGGGCGTGCCTGTCGGCGAGGTGGCGGATACAG gtcctGGTTTGGCCTTTGTTGCCTACCCAGATGCCCTCGCTCTGCTGCCAGGCTCGGTGTTCTGGTCCATCATGTTCTTCCTCATGCTCTTTATGCTGGGGATTGATACGCTG TTTGGCAACATGGAGGGCATCACCACTGCCGTACTGGACGAGTTTCCACATCTCCGAATGAACACGCTGCACAAGTCCTTGTTCTTGGGCGCTCTGTGTTTCAGCTTCTACCTGATGGGCCTCCTGCTGGTGACTGAT GGTGGGATTTACTGGTTCACTCTCATCGACTCGTTCAGCACCAGCTTCGGCCTCATCATCATCGCCCTCTTCATGTGCATTGGCATTTCCTTCTTTTATG GAGTCAACCAGTTTTGTCAGGATATTATTGATATGATCTGCCCCTGTCCTCCCTGGTGCATCAAAATGCTGCTTTACTTCAAAGCCTGCTGGATTTTCTGCACTCCGTTCCTTCTGCTG TTCATCCTGACCTATATCTTCATCGAGATGTACAACACGTCCCTCCAGTACGGCGACTATACGTACCCGCGGTGGGGTAAAGCCCTGGGCGTGTGCATCGGAGCAATCTGCTGTCTGCAGATCGTCATCTGGGCTGTCGTGGCCATCAGCAAGGAAACGGGAACTCTGAAGGAC CGTTTTCAGAAAACAATCCAACCTTTGAATTCCTGGAGGGTGAACAACCTGAACAACCCTGAAAGACGAGGGGAGCAACCGGAGCCAGAGAGGGTGGAGGCTCCGTTCACCGTCACGCTCACAGACATGGACTTCACTGCAATGACGTGGGAGGAGGGGTAG
- the taf1 gene encoding transcription initiation factor TFIID subunit 1, translated as MSDSDSDEDQDRPFSITGFLFGNINEDGQLEDDSVLDNESKKHLAGLGSLGLGSLITEITSNESDSQEESRESVSVDAEGWVKSTEDAVDYSDISEVAEDETKKYRQAMGCLQPSRKTDDDDDYDADCEDIDSKLMPPPPPPSLPITVKKEEPSPQSTNVTEEGDGIILPSIIAPSSTADKVDFSSSSDSESETDRPCQGLGPGGPPDMLNLPLAGIMQKDAAKALPGVTELFPEFRPGKVLRFLRLFGPGKNMPSVWRSARRKKKRKHRDPHAGTPPPEGETTEQSQEKKSGWIYEYAAPPPPEQCLSDDEITMMAPVESKFSQTCGDGDKEAESRPKIAEWRYGPAQLWYDMLGVSEDGSNFNYGFNLKEKQPSQPEMEDAPKEIKETAQEVCRPSAVQDNNDGEDDDADGVEDNAALENEVFLMVTQLQWEDDIIWNGEDVKHKSTKTQRASLAGWLPSSMTRNANAYNAQQGLARSNSLLVPPTPPPMLKTPLISLSKREKNSHDNQASQEEDAPWFSIFPIDSEELVYGRWEDNIIWDDQDMDHLLMPPVLTLDPNDENIILELPNEKEEMMSHSPSKENKKETAIKKSRILLGKTGVIKDEPQQNMSQPEVKDPWNLSNDEFYYPKQQGLRGTFGGNIIQHSISALELRQPFFPTHMGPMKLRLFHRPALKKYSFGSLAQPGPHPVQPLLKHIKKKAKMREQERQASGGGDMFFMRTPQDLTGKDGDLILAEYSEEYSPLIMQVGMATKIKNYYKRKPGKDPGAPDCKYGETVYCHTSPFLGSLHPGQLLQAFENNLFRAPIYLHKMPETDFLVLRTRHGYYIREIVDIIVVGQECPLFEVPGPNSKRANTHIRDFLQVFIYRLFWKGKDRPRRIRMEDIKKAFPSHSESSIRKRLKLCADFKRTGMDSNWWVLKPDFRLPTEEEIRAMVSPEQCCAYYSMHVAEQRLKDAGYGEKSFFAPEEENEEDFQMKIDDEVRTAPWNTTRAFISAMKGKCLLEVTGVADPTGCGEGFSYVKVPNKPTQQKDDKEPQPAKKTVTGTDADLRRLSLKNAKQLLRKFGVPEDEIKKLSRWEVIDVVRTMSTEQARSGEGPMSKFARGSRFSVAEHQERYKEECQRIFDLQNKVLESTEVLSTDTDSSSAEDSDFEEMGKNIENMLQNKKTSSQLSREREEQERKELQRMLMGEESDRDNKGRKDRRKGLSSSLSISSHKDDDTSSVTSLNSSATGRRLKIYRTFRDEDGKDYVRCETVRKASVIDAYTRIRTTKDDEFIRKFALFDEQHREEMRKERRRIQEQLRRLKRNQEKDKIKGPPEKKAKKVKERPDLKVKLKCGACGAIGHMRTNKFCPLYYQTNAPPSNPVAMTEEQEEELEKTVIHNDNEELIKVEGTKIVLGKQLIESADEVRRKSLVLKFPKQQLPPKKKRRVGSAVHCDYLNKPHKAIHRRRTDPMVTLSSVLESIINDMRDHPNTYPFHTPVNAKVVKDYYKIITRPMDLQTLRENVRKRMYPSREEFREAVEVIVKNSATYNGAKHPITQVAQSMLDLCDAKLKEKEDRLVRLEKAINPLLDDDDQVAFSFILDNIVTQKMMAVPESWPFHHPVNKKFVPDYYKVIVSPMDLESIRKNISKHKYQNRDVFLSDVSLVHTNSIKYNGPDSLYTKTALDIVNVCKQTLAEYDEHLTQLEKDISTAKEAALDAADLECLDPMTPGPYTPQPADLFDSGASGSVPRETGSLFSEGPLVVAPEKRGGQGRHLRRPGEEESDVDIEGFEEEDDGKPKTPAPAEDADGDLDDEDDEDEMLLPLRRRLHEQDDDEEEEEDNIRSNRPAQSSVLYQDLLMSDGEDDASEEEGDNPFSAIHLSESGSDSDRDVDVRPAPPRRAQDTARMGMDQEESMMSYEGEGPDEPHMEDSNVSYGSYDETESRSQMLPFNMRNREYYGISEEEEEEDEAQRRGPAVLTQVQLSEDEESEEFRSIGGDSDIDSDV; from the exons ATGTCGGATTCCGATAGCGACGAGGATCAGGATCGGCCTTTCTCGATCACCGGCTTTCTGTTCGGAAACATCAACGAAGACGGCCAGCTAGAAGACGACAGTGTCCTGGACAAC GAATCCAAAAAGCATTTGGCTGGTTTGGGCTCTCTGGGTCTCGGCTCACTCATTACGGAAATCACTTCCAATGAGAGTGACAGTCAAGAGGAGAGCAGGGAGTCTGTTAGCGTTGATGCAGAAG GTTGGGTGAAAAGCACCGAAGACGCGGTGGATTATTCTGACATTAGTGAGGTTGCTGAAGATGAGACGAAGAAGTACCGCCAGGCCATGGGGTGTCTGCAGCCCAGCAGGAAAACAG ATGACGACGATGACTATGATGCCGACTGTGAAGATATTGATTCTAAGCTTATgcctccgccgccgccaccaAGTCTTCCTATAACTGTAAAGAAAGAGGAACCTTCCCCTCAAAGCACAAATG TTACGGAAGAGGGTGATGGTATTATTCTTCCCTCCATAATTGCACCGTCGTCTACGGCAGACAAGGTTGACTTTAGCAGCTCTTCAGACTCTGAGTCAGAAACCGACCGCCCCTGCCAGGGCTTGGGGCCTGGAGGCCCTCCAGACATGCTGAACCTCCCTCTTGCTGGCATCATGCAGAAAGATGCTGCCAAAGCGTTGCCAGGTGTCACAGAGCTCTTCCCAGAGTTTAGGCCTGGAAAG GTGCTTCGGTTCTTGCGGCTGTTTGGTCCCGGTAAGAACATGCCATCAGTGTGGCGGAGTGCccgcaggaagaagaagaggaagcaccGAGATCCTCATGCCGGGACGCCGCCTCCAGAGGGAGAGACCACGGAGCAAAGCCAAGAAAAGAAGTCTGGCTGGATTTACGAGTACGCAGCCCCTCCACCTCCAGAGCAGTGTCTTTCTGATGACGAG ATCACCATGATGGCTCCGGTAGAATCTAAGTTCTCACAAACTTGTGGCGACGGAGACAAAGAGGCAGAGTCTCGACCTAAAATAGCAGAGTGGAGATATGGTCCGGCCCAGCTCTGGTATGATATGCTCGGTGTTTCTGAGGATGGAAGCAACTTCAATTATGGGTTCAATCTAAAAGAAAAGCAACCCAGTCAACCTGAGATGGAGGATGCACCTAAAGAAATAAAGGAGACTGCGCAAGAGGTATGCAGACCATCTGCA GTGCAAGACAACAATGATGGAGAAGACGATGATGCTGATGGAGTCGAGGACAACGCGGCTCTTGAGAACGAGGTCTTCCTGATGGTCACTCAGCTGCAGTGGGAAGACGACATTATCTGGAACGGGGAGGATGTAAAACACAAGAGCACCAAGACTCAGCGAGCCAGCCTGGCAGGGTGGCTTCCCTCCAGCATGACTCGAAATGCTAATGCTTACAATGCCCAGCAGG GCCTGGCGAGAAGCAACTCCCTGTTGGTGCCGCCTACGCCTCCGCCGATGCTCAAAACTCCattgatctctctctctaaaaGGGAAAAGAACAGCCACGATAATCAAG CCTCTCAGGAGGAAGACGCACCCTGGTTCTCCATATTCCCCATTGACAGCGAGGAGTTGGTGTACGGACGCTGGGAAGATAACATAATCTGGGATGACCAGGATATGGATCACCTTCTCATGCCACCTGTTCTCACACTGGATCCCAATGATGAAAATATCATACTAG AACTTCCCAATGAAAAGGAGGAGATGATGTCACACTCCCCATCGAAGGAGAATAAGAAGGAAACGGCGATCAAAAAGAGCCGCATCCTGTTGGGAAAGACGGGGGTGATAAAAGACGAACCTCAACAG AACATGTCCCAGCCTGAAGTTAAGGATCCTTGGAACCTCTCCAACGACGAGTTCTACTATCCGAAGCAGCAGGGCCTGAGGGGAACCTTTGGAGGGAACATCATTCAG CACTCCATCTCCGCACTGGAACTGAGGCAGCCCTTCTTCCCCACCCATATGGGGCCCATGAAGTTGCGGCTGTTTCATCGACCAGCTCTGAAGAAGTACTCGTTTGGATCTTTGGCTCAGCCGGGCCCTCATCCTGTCCAGCCACTCCTCAAACACATAAAGAAGAAGGCAAAG atgcGAGAGCAGGAGCGACaggcttcaggaggaggagacatgtTCTTCATGCGAACCCCACAAGATTTGACGGGCAAAGACGGAGATCTGATCCTGGCAGAGTACAGTGAAGAATACTCGCCTCTCATCATGCAAGTCGGCATGGCCACGAAAATCAAAAACTACTACAAAAGG AAACCTGGAAAGGATCCTGGAGCTCCTGACTGCAAGTACGGAGAGACAGTTTACTGCCACACGTCCCCGTTCCTTGGTTCTCTGCATCCAGGACAGCTGCTCCAG gCATTTGAAAACAACCTTTTTCGGGCTCCAATCTACCTGCACAAAATGCCAGAGACGGACTTTTTAGTCCTGCGAACACGACATGGCTACTACATCAGAGAGATCGTGGACATTATCGTAGTCGGTCAGGAGTGCCCCTTGTTTGAGGTTCCGGGCCCCAACTCCAAACGAGCCAACACTCACATCAGAGATTTCTTACAG GTATTCATCTACCGCTTGTTCTGGAAGGGCAAGGATCGACCCCGGAGAATCCGCATGGAGGATATTAAGAAAGCGTTTCCTTCTCACTCCGAGAGCAGCATTAGGAAACGCCTAAAACTCTGTGCTGACTTCAAACGTACAG GGATGGACTCCAACTGGTGGGTGCTGAAGCCCGACTTCAGATTGCCGACGGAGGAGGAGATCCGGGCCATGGTGTCTCCAGAACAGTGCTGCGCCTATTACAGCATGCATGTGGCAGAGCAGAGGCTCAAG GATGCTGGATATGGAGAAAAATCCTTCTTTGCcccagaggaggagaacgaggaggACTTTCAGATGAAGATTGATGATGAG GTGCGGACAGCGCCTTGGAACACCACAAGGGCCTTTATCTCTGCCATGAAGGGCAAATGTCTGCTGGAGGTCACGGGCGTGGCTGACCCTACAGGCTGTGGAGAAGGTTTCTCCTACGTCAAAGTGCCCAACAAGCCCACTCAGCAGAAG GACGACAAAGAGCCACAACCTGCCAAGAAGACTGTGACGGGAACAGATGCCGACCTGAGGAGACTCTCACTGAAGAACGCCAAGCAACTGCTGCGCAAGTTTGGCGTGCCAGAAGACGAG ATCAAGAAACTGTCACGCTGGGAAGTGATCGACGTAGTGAGAACGATGTCCACAGAGCAGGCGCGTTCAGGCGAGGGACCCATGAGCAAGTTCGCTAGAGGCTCGCGTTTCTCCGTCGCCGAACACCAGGAGCGCTACAAGGAAGAATGCCAGAGGATCTTCGACCTGCAGAACAA AGTGCTGGAGTCGACCGAGGTGCTCTCCACCGACACGGACAGCAGCTCGGCAGAGGACAGCGACTTTGAGGAGATGGGGAAGAACATCGAGAACATGCTGCAGAACAAGAAGACCAGCTCCCAGCTTTCccgagagagggaggagcaggagaggaaggagctgcagaggatGCTGATGGGCGAGGAGAGCGATCGGGACAACAAAGGGCGCAAAGACCGGCGAAAAGGATTGT CCAGCTCCTTATCCATCAGTTCCCACAAGGACGATGACACCTCTTCTGTCACCAGCCTGAACTCCTCGGCTACAGGCCGGCGACTCAAGATATATCGAACCTTCAGGGATGAGGACGGCAAAGATTACGTTCGCTGCGAGACGGTCCGCAAGGCTTCGGTCATCGACGCCTACACCAGGATAAGAACTACCAAAGACGATGAGTTCAT ACGAAAGTTCGCCCTCTTTGACGAGCAGCACAGAGAAGAGATGAGGAAGGAGCGCCGGCGTATTcaggagcagctgaggaggTTGAAGAGAAACCAAGAGAAGGACAAGATCAAGGGGCCTCCTGAGAAGAAGGCCAAGAAGGTCAAAGAGAGACCAGACCTCAAGGTAAAA CTGAAGTGCGGCGCATGTGGAGCCATCGGACACATGAGGACCAACAAGTTCTGCCCGCTCTACTATCAGACCAACGCTCCGCCGTCTAATCCGGTTGCCAtgacggaggagcaggaggaggagctggaaaagaCGGTCATCCACAACGACAATGAGGAGCTGATAAAGGTGGAAGGCACCAAGATTGTTCTGGGCAAACAGCTCATTGAAAG TGCTGACGAGGTGcgcagaaagtctttggtgctCAAATTCCCCAAGCAGCAGCTcccaccaaagaagaagaggcgCGTAGGCAGCGCTGTGCACTGCGACTACCTCAAT AAACCACACAAGGCCATCCACCGCAGGCGGACCGACCCCATGGTGACCCTGTCTTCTGTGTTGGAGAGTATCATCAACGACATGCGGGATCACCCGAAC ACTTATCCCTTCCACACGCCAGTCAACGCCAAGGTTGTGAAGGACTACTATAAGATCATCACGCGGCCCATGGACCTGCAGACACTACGGGAGAACGTGCGCAAGCGAATGTACCCCTCAAGAGAGGAGTTCCGTGAAGCAGTGGAAGTCATTGTCAAAAACAGCGCAACATACAATG GTGCAAAGCATCCAATAACGCAGGTCGCCCAGTCCATGCTGGACCTGTGCGATGCCAAACTGAAGGAG AAGGAGGATAGGCTGGTGAGGCTGGAGAAAGCCATCAACCCcctgctggatgatgatgatcaggTGGCCTTCTCCTTCATCTTGGACAACATTGTTACCCAGAAGATGATGGCAGTTCCTGAA TCGTGGCCATTTCACCATCCTGTCAACAAAAAGTTTGTCCCCGATTATTATAAAGTGATCGTGAGCCCCATGGATCTGGAGAGCATTCGCAAG AACATCTCCAAACACAAATACCAAAACCGAGATGTATTCCTGTCGGATGTCAGTCTCGTCCACACCAACAGTATCAAATACAACG GCCCAGACAGTCTTTACACCAAGACGGCCCTGGATATTGTGAATGTGTGCAAGCAGACCTTGGCAGAG TATGATGAGCACTTGACCCAGTTGGAGAAGGACATCTCTACTGCTAAAGAAGCCGCTCTGGATGCAGCAGACTTGGAGTGTCTGGACCCAATGACTCCTGGACCGTACACACCACAG CCTGCTGATCTGTTTGACAGCGGGGCCTCAGGGAGTGTGCCCAGAGAGACCGGCAGCCTTTTCTCTGAGGGACCTCTAGTGGTTGctccagagaagagaggggGGCAG GGTCGCCACCTCAGACGACCTGGAGAGGAAGAATCCGATGTGGACATTGAAGGCtttgaggaggaagatgatggcaAACCTAAGACTCCAGCTCCA GCAGAAGATGCAGACGGAGATCTGGATGACGAAGACGATGAGGACGAAATGTTGCTTCCGCTGCGCAGACGACTGCATGAGCAGgatgacgatgaggaggaggaagaagacaaCATAAGGTCTAACCGCCCTGCCCAATCCAGCGTCCTGTACCAGGATCTGCTCATGTCAGACGGAGAAGATGACGCCAGCGAAGAGGAAGGCGACAACCCTTTCTCCG CCATACACCTGTCAGAGAGCGGTAGTGACTCCGACAGAGATGTGGATGTGCGTCCGGCGCCTCCACGCAGAGCTCAAGACACGGCGCGCATGGGCATGGATCAGGAGGAGAGCATGATGTCGTACGAGGGAGAAGGGCCGGACGAGCCTCACATGGAAGACAGTAATGTCAG TTATGGCAGTTATGACGAGACAGAGAGCCGGAGTCAGATGCTGCCCTTTAACATGAGAAACAGAGAATACTACGGCatcagcgaggaagaggaagaagaggacgaaGCCCAAAGAAGAGGACCCGCTGTGCTCACCCAGGTTCAACTCAGTGAAGATGAGGAGAGCGAAGAGTTCAGATCTATAGGAGGAGACAGCGACATAGACTCTGACGTGTAG
- the fam76b gene encoding protein FAM76B — MATSALYACTKCNQRYPFEELSQGQQLCKECRIAHPIVKCTYCRSEFQQESKTNTICKKCAQNVKQFGTPKPCQYCNIIAAFIGTKCQRCTNSEKKYGPPQTCEQCKQQCAFDRKEEGRRKVDGKLLCWLCTLSYRRVLQKTKEQRKGFGSSNSSSLNEKDHHSRPHHHQHRHSSSHHKLSGSLSPEQEQGLWKQSHKSSSIQKETPKKKPKLEMKPSNGDSSSITQSMDSGGTDNFILISQLKEEVMSLKRLLQQRDQTILEKDRKLTELKADFQYQESNMRVKMNQMEKSHKDSMEQQQAKNRELMKQVAALSKGKKFDRTGSSLLLP, encoded by the exons ATGGCAACGTCGGCTCTGTACGCCTGCACGAAGTGTAACCAGCGGTACCCCTTTGAGGAGCTATCGCAGGGCCAGCAGCTCTGCAAG GAGTGTCGCATCGCACATCCGATTGTGAAGTGCACGTACTGCCGGTCTGAGTTTCAGCAGGAGAG TAAAACCAATACAATCTGCAAGAAGTGCGCACAGAATGTCAAACAGTTTGGAACG CCCAAACCCTGCCAGTACTGCAACATCATTGCGGCGTTCATCGGCACAAAGTGTCAGCGTTGTACCAACTCGGAGAAGAAATACGGGCCTCCGCAGACTTGTGAGCAGTGTAAACAGCAGTGCGCCTTCGACCGGAAAGAGGAGGGTAGGAGAAAG GTGGATGGGAAGCTTCTGTGCTGGCTTTGTACCTTGTCTTACCGCCGCGTCCTCCAGAAGACCaaggagcagaggaagggcTTCGGCTCCTCTAACTCTTCATCTCTAAATGAGAAAGACCACCACTCCAGACCTCACCATCATCAACACAGACACAGCAGCTCTCATCACAA ACTGAGTGGGAGCTTGAGTCCTGAGCAGGAGCAAGGACTGTGGAAGCAGAG CCATAAATCATCATCAATCCAGAAGGAAACTCCGAAGAAGAAACCAAAACTGGAGATGAAGCCGTCAAACGGGGACAG TAGTTCCATCACCCAGTCAATGGATTCCGGAGGAACAGACAACTTTATTCTCATCAGCCAGCtgaaagaggaagtgatgtcgCTGAAGAGACTTCTGCAGCAAAGGGATCAAACCATTCTGGAGAAGGACCGAAAG CTCACAGAGCTCAAAGCAGACTTTCAGTACCAGGAGTCCAATATGAGAGTGAAAATGAACCAAATGGAGAAATCGCACAAAGATTCCATGGAACAACAGCAG GCCAAGAACAGGGAGCTCATGAAACAGGTGGCAGCCCTTTCTAAAGGAAAGAAGTTTGACCGGACAGGAAGTTCACTGCTGCTGCCCTAA
- the LOC137899934 gene encoding lysophosphatidic acid receptor 6-like, with protein MYNSPVQIHNISTLASTQYHVNCNKSDDFKYPLYSSVFSLVFLVGLFFNMVAAYIFGCRLKLRNETTTYMINLVVSDSLFVLSLPFRIVYFIKQEWVFGSVLCKISVALFYTNMYGSILFLTCISVDRFLAIVHPFRSQAVRTKRNAKLACCMVWVMVLSGSVPTGFLLDTTSPKNANSSANFCFENYSKKQWKAELSKVVVFIETVGFIIPLLLNVFCSMMVLRTLRNPNTLSRGGNLNKAKILRMIIVHLVIFCFCFIPYNVNLMFYALVRSNVLKGCDAEHVVRTIYPIALCIAVTNCCFDPVIYYFTSETIQSSIKRKSTVWYNGSKMSDRTQLDSTQGSPFSTPRSQTLRTSRSKTFHESTI; from the coding sequence ATGTATAATAGCCcagtacaaatacacaacatcAGCACACTAGCCTCCACTCAGTACCACGTGAACTGCAACAAGAGCGATGACTTCAAGTACCCCCTGTACAGCTCGGTCTTCAGCCTGGTGTTCCTAGTTGGACTTTTCTTCAACATGGTGGCGGCATACATTTTTGGCTGCAGGCTGAAGTTGCGAAACGAGACCACGACGTACATGATAAACCTCGTCGTTTCAGACTCCCTGTTTGTTCTCAGCCTGCCTTTTCGGATCGTCTACTTCATCAAACAGGAGTGGGTGTTTGGAAGTGTGCTCTGCAAGATCTCCGTGGCTTTGTTCTACACAAACATGTACGGaagcatcctcttcctcacttgCATCAGCGTTGATCGTTTCCTAGCCATCGTCCACCCGTTCCGTTCCCAAGCTGTCCGGACAAAGAGGAATGCCAAACTGGCCTGCTGCATGGTTTGGGTGATGGTTCTTTCGGGAAGCGTACCCACTGGATTCTTATTGGATACCACCTCACCGAAGAACGCCAACTCCTCTGCAAATTTCTGCTTTGAGAACTACTCCAAAAAACAGTGGAAGGCCGAGCTCTCCAAGGTGGTGGTGTTCATCGAGACGGTGGGCTTCATCATCCCCTTGTTGCTCAACGTCTTCTGCTCCATGATGGTACTGCGGACACTGAGGAATCCTAACACCCTCAGTCGAGGAGGGAACCTCAACAAGGCGAAGATCTTAAGGATGATCATCGTGCATCTGGTCATCTTCTGCTTCTGTTTCATCCCATACAATGTCAATCTCATGTTTTACGCCCTGGTCCGCTCCAATGTCCTGAAGGGATGCGATGCGGAACATGTGGTCAGGACCATCTACCCCATTGCTCTATGTATAGCAGTGACCAACTGCTGTTTCGATCCGGTCATTTACTACTTCACCTCGGAGACCATCCAGAGCTCCATCAAACGCAAGTCCACAGTATGGTACAACGGTTCCAAGATGTCCGACAGGACACAGTTGGACAGCACGCAAGGCAGTCCGTTCTCAACACCCAGAAGCCAGACCCTGAGAACTTCAAGGTCCAAAACATTTCACGAGTCAACAATCTAA